Proteins encoded in a region of the Nicotiana tomentosiformis chromosome 9, ASM39032v3, whole genome shotgun sequence genome:
- the LOC117274446 gene encoding uncharacterized protein produces MNGVVEAANKNIKKILRKMVDNYKQWYEKLPFALLGYRTTVRTSTGVTPYLLVYGTEVVIPAEVEIPSLIIIQEDELSNAEWVHNRYEQLALIDGKRMNAVCHGQLYHNIMARDFNKKVRSRQFTPGKLVLKRIFPHQDEAKGEIITQLAKPLHGSPSIDRGSTYTCRNRWRDMAKTNQRGRSQEIIFKIMFAFSIRCNVNYA; encoded by the coding sequence ATGAATGGAgtcgtagaagccgccaacaagaacatcaagaagatattgaggaaaatggtagacaattacaaacaatggtACGAGAAGCTACCGTTTGCTTTACTCGGGTACCGAACCACAGTTCGTACATCAACAGGGGTAACCCCATATCTACTGGTCTATGGTACCGAAGTCGTTATCCCTGCCGAAGTGGAGATTCCTTCCTTAATAATCATACAAGAAGACGAGCTCAGCAATGCAGAATGGGTACATAAccggtatgaacaactagctctcattgatggtaaaagaatgaatgcagtgtgtcatggtcaactctaccaTAACATAATGGCAAGGGATTTCAATAAAAAGGTTAGGTCAAGGCAATTTACACCAGGGAAATTGGTGCTGAAACGAATCTTCCCACATCAAGATGAAGCAAAAGGGGAAATTATCACCCAATTGGCAaagcccttacatggttcaccgagtattgACAGggggagcacttatacttgcagaaatagaTGGAGAGATATGGCAAAAACCAATCAACgcggacgcagtcaagagataatatttaagattatgtttgcatTTTCTATCAGATGTAAcgtgaactacgcttga